AGAACTGGAGGAATCCGCAGTGATCGACGGCGCGAGCCAGTGGACGACGCTCTGGCGAATTTATGTGCCGATCTCCAAGCCCGCGATTGCGACGCTGGCGCTGTTCTCGATGGTTGAGCACTGGAACAGCTGGTTCGACGGCCTGATCCTGATGGGTAACCCGGCTAATTATCCGCTGCAAAGCTATATTCAAACGATCGTGATTCAGCAAAACTTCTCCGCGATGTCGCGGGAAGACATTTTGAACATGGCGATGATTTCGGACAGAACGCTGAGAGCGTCGCAAATTTTCCTCGGCTCTCTGCCGATTCTGGCGGCCTATCCGTTCCTTCAGAAATATTTCGTCAAGGGTATTGTATTAGGCAGCGTAAAAGGGTAACGGAATTTGGATGAACCGGCGGCGCAGCTCTTGATTTATACTGTAGGAAAAGATCGGGGGAGACTGCGTTGTTCAAACGTCCCGAATTCTCTTTACGCAACACGATTTTTATTCGATTGGTGACGACGTTTGTACTGATCATGCTGCCCATCATCCTGCTCGGCGTCTATACGTATCAATGGAGCATTCGAACCGCAAGCGAAGATATTTCGAAGACGGCCGTCTCCCAAATTTCCTTCTATCTCGGCGACCTGGAGAATGAGATTGAAAGGATGAAACTGCTGCAGTATGGGCTGCTCGAGGACATCGATCTGAACAGGATCGCCATCACGTGGGAAACGATGGGAGATATCGAGCGGATGGAGAAAATCACTTCGGTGCTGAATCGCATCTATTCCCTGCAGAACAGCAGCGATTACATTCACAACGTCAGCGTCCATATCCGGCCGATCGCCAAAACGATCTCCTCGCTGAACGGCGCGGGAGATTTCGAAGGAGACCGGTATCGTGCGATTCGCGCCGATTTCGGCGGACAAGGATCGGAGCCCATTCAATGGGAGGGGAACCTATTCCTGAGCGCCGCCAAGCCGAGCGGCATGAAAGGGAGAGAACCGCTGTTTACGATCGAAATCGAGCTGGACAGCCGGAAGCTGAGGCAGGCGCTGCAGCAGTTTAACACGTACCCGGGCAGTAGTACCGTCTTGATATCGGGTCAACGGGGCTCCATGCTCGGAAGCGGCTTTGTCAGCGTGCTGGACAGCGAGACGCAGCAGCAGCTCGCCGGGATCGCCGACGGAGGGTCCGGAACGATTACGCTCGAGGACGAACGGTATTTCGTTTCCCATGCCTATTCGGACCGGCTGAACATGTCCATTTACCGTTTTATTCCGGAGCAAATCGTTCGCAAGCCCTTGGACAAATTTTATACATTGGCTTGGTTTTTCGCGGCAGGAGCCTTGGTCATCATAGCCGTGTACGCCCTTTCGACATACAAGTTCATTCACAAGCCGCTGCTCAAGCTGGTCAAGGGATTCCGCCGTCTGGAAAGCGGGGATCTCGAGCAAGCCATCGCTCACGAAGCGAACGACGAATTCCGTTATATCTATGCACGCTTCAATCAGATGGTCGTCAATCTGCGCACGCTGATCGATCAGGCGTATAAGCAGAAAATTATGGCGCAGCGAGCGGAGTTGAAGCAGCTTCAATCTCAAATCAATCCGCACTTTCTGTATAACAGCTTCTTTATCTTGAATACGATGGCCAAGATGGGAGACACGGATCGCATCGAGCAATTCACGACGCAGCTCGGCGAGTACTTTCAGTTCGTAACCCGCAATGCGTCGGACGAAGTAACGCTTAAACAGGAAATTCATCACGCCAGAATGTATACCAAAATTCAGGAGCTTCGTTTCTCCAGAAGAATCAAGGTCCGTTTCGACGAGTTGCCGGCGGAGTTGGAACGGGTCATGGTGCCTCGTTTGATCGTACAGCCCATTATTGAGAACGCATTCGAGCATAGCCTGGAGAAGATGACCCGGGACGGCATCATCGAGGTGCGCTTCGAGCTCTCGGAAGAGTGGGCTTGCATCGTGATCGAGGATAACGGCGATCAGCTGACCGACGAGGAATTGAGACGGATCTCGTCGGCCATCGCCCATGAAGACGATAGGTCGGAAACGACTGGCATCGTAAATATTCACCGCCGTATCGTGATCACATTCGGCGAAGGCAGCGGGCTGCAAGCCGCGCGCGGGAAACTGGGCGGGCTCAGGGTATCGATCCGAGTGCCGCTGAGGGAGGCGAGTACGTATGTACAGACTGCTGATCGTTGACGATGAAGCCATCATTACCGACGGTATGGCCGAAATTTTGGCCAAACTCGACATACCCGGTTTGGATATATGTAAGGCGTATTCAGGCGGAGAGGCGCTGGATTGGCTGAACAGTACGCGGATTGACGTCGTGCTGTCGGACGTCCGCATGCCTGGCATTGACGGACTTGAACTCATGGGGATCATCCGCAACAATTGGCCGAGGTGCCGAATCATTTTTCTAACCGGTTATAACGATTTCGATGCCGTATATCAGGCGATTCAAACCTGGGGCGTTCGCTATCTGCTGAAGACCGAAGGGTACGACAAGGTGATCGCAGCAGTGCAGGACGCGATCCGCGAGCTGGACGAGGGCCTTCGGACTGACCGTCACCTGGCGCAAGCCAGGGAGCAGCGCAATACTTTGGAAACGCTTGCGCATGGCGAGTATTTCCGTCATCTGCTAGCCGGCTCCGGCACCTTGAACGAGGAAGTGCGCGCCGAAGATTTCCGGAAGTTGAATATTCCGCTCAATCCGTCAGAGCCTGTCCTGCTCGTATTCGGCAGCTTGATTCGAGCGGCTGAGAAGCCGTCCTATGCGGACCGGCAGGAAGCGGCCATGGCCGTGAAGCTTCTGGGAGACTCCTTTCTTCGCGATATGACTCGTTGTGTCGGCATTATTGACCGATTCGGCGACCTGCTATGGTTGATCCAGCCGATTGCAGAAAGGCATGAAAGAGAGGATGAGGCATACGCCGGTTCCGTTCGTTTCCTGGAAGGGACGTTGGAACTGATCCAGGAGGCATGCCTGGAATCCCTGAATGTCGAAGCCGCGTTTATCATTGGAGGCGCCCCGCTTCCTTGGAAATCGCTCCCTCGAGCTTACGACCGTCTGCGCCAGCTGCAGCATGTCAGGGTGGGCGACGGAGCAAGCATGGTGATGACGGTAGACGTCGGCCAGCAGGATACGGCCGAACCGATTCGGGAGCGCGTGCGGACCGAGAAGATCGAGCTTCTCTCCGGGCATCTTGAAGGCGGACGAATGGATGCTTTCATGGATCTTCTGGAGGAGATGTCCGAGCCGGTGCGTAACGGACGGATGGTCCATGCGGCACAAGTAATGGAACTGTATTATTCCGTTGCGCTCGTGTTTCTGTCTTACATCAATCAAAGGCCGACCGACGACCACATTACGGCATCCGCCCTTCTGCGGTTCGACGCGCATGCCTCGTGGCACGAGGCGTTTGAATTTCTAACCCGTACGGCGGATACGCTTTTTGCGCTAAGACGTCAAGGGGAGAACAGCAGAGCCGCCGGCGCGATCGAAGGGATCCTCTCCTACATCGAGCAGCATTTGGCCGAGGACTTGTCCCTTGTTCGGCTGGCCAAGCAATCGCATTTTAACCCGTCTTATTTATCCCGTCTGTTCAAACAGGAAACGGGACAAAATTTGTCCGAATATATCGATCAGGCCAGGGTGAAGAAGGCGAAGGAGCTGCTTCTCAAAGAGTTGAAGATTCATGAAGTCGGCGCTCGCGTCGGCTATGAAGCGGCGCATTCGTTTACAAGATTTTTCAAGAAAATGACAGGTATGACGCCGCAAGAGTACCGGGAAGCGGCAAGAAGCGCGGAACTCTGATGCGTGGCGGAACATCAAAAAAGAGAGCGTGGCGATCTCCGTGAAAATGGCGCATGGCGAATATACCATCCTGTTTAAGGGTGGCGGTCTACAGGTTCAAAAGAACAATCGCTTGCTCTATTACAATGAACGTCCCCTGTTTGCAACAATAAAGACTTCATTTGCTCTTAGTGAATTTTATGACGCTCCTTACAACGAAGTCATCGAATCCGGCGGCAGCATCACGGCAACAGGCATTCTAGCCGTACCCTCCGGCTCTGCATTTTTGTTCACAGACGTGTATGAAACGACCGGCGCCGGTTTCAAGTTGAGCCGCAAAGTAAAAGTGCATAAAGCCGGGGACGATCTTGGGTTTTCCACCAAATTTTCTTTGGTCATGACGGAGTCGGACGATGTGCATGACTATAACTGTTTCGCGCCGGGCGTCTGGTATAGACAGAACGAATTCGCTCCGGATCATTTCTTCGGCAAGGACCTCAATAACGAATATTTCTGGCAGATGGAAACCCGCTGCGCCTTGCCTGTATTCGCCATGCAAAACATCGTGTCCGGAGAAACGGCGGCTTTCTCGCGCTGGGCATCCGACGTGACCATGAGATCCACCGATATCGTGCTGTCCGAAAACAGTGTAGATCCCCAGTTTACGGTCGGGGCCATCGGCATGAGCAAGCCGGAAAGCCGGACTTTGAACTATTTGTATTACGGATTTGCGGTGCGCAAGGAGTTCGAGGCGAAGATCGACGGTCTGTCCATCGATTATGTATATCCGGGATGCGATGGGCAGATGCCTGGAAGGAATCAGTTCGAGGGTCTTGACTATAAGGGAACATCCAAAACTTTTCGCCGCGTAAACCACCCTGTGGAAGTCGGCTTTGAGCAGACCTACGCTGTGGCGCTCCAATTCGGACAGTATAGCGACTACCAGCCTATGATGAAGGATATTTGGCGGACAACCTACAGCAGGATGCGGGACAAGCTGTTCAATGTAGACAATGAGCGTCATTTCCACAACTGTATGAAGATCCTTACTACATATACGCGGCAATACGGCGATGCCTATGGTCTGCCCTTTGCCTGCCAACTGCCCGATATGGATGTATCGACCGTGTCCTTCCAGTTCGGCTTCGTGGGACAGCAGCCAGGCATCGGCTACCAGTTGCTGCGTTATGGCGACAAAGAAAACGATCCCGATGCCTATGAAAAAGGGGTCCATACGATTGACTTCTGGGTAAGGACGGCGATGACCGATTCCGGCTTGCCTCACATGTGCTACCACCCCGGAATCAAGGAGTTCGAACCGTACCCGCATTATATCCGGATGCTTGCCGACGGCATCGAGGCGATATTGGATGCTTATCTGTATGAGCGCAATAGGGGCGTAGAGAGGCCGGCCTGGCTGGAATTTTGCCGCAAGACCGCCGATTGGCTGGTGCGTATTCAGAACGAAGACGGCAGCTTTTACCGCGCTTATCATACCGACAGCTCCATCCGTATGGACTCGAAGGCCAACACGCCCAGCGTGATCCGCTTCTTGGTGCAGTTCTATCTGGTTACGGGCGACGAGAGATACAGAACCGCCGCCGCCAAGGCCGGGGAGTGGTCTTTCGACAATGCTTACCGGAACATGGAATACCGCGGGGGCACATGCGATAACACGGATATCATGGATAAAGAGGCCGGCATATACGCCTTGTTCGGGTTCCTTGCCCTGTTCGATCTAACCGGCGAGGACAAATGGCTGGAGGGCGCGATCGGGGCCGCCGATTATACTGAAACCTGGACGTATGCGTGGACGTTCCCTGTCCGTTCCCCCATGCCAAAGCATCCTTTCAATAAGTATTCGATTAGCGGACAGAGCATCATTACGATCGGCGGGGGCGCCGATGTGTACATGGCCGCCTGTGCGTATACGTACTACAGGCTGTATGTGATTACAGGCGATGAACATTATCTCGACTTTGCGGAGTTCATTCACAAGAATACTCGGCAATCCAGCGATGTAGACGGCAGCATCGGATACGTCATGCCGGGCTTGGGACACGAAAGCGGCAATTTTACCAGCCAAACATTGGAAAGCCACTACCACTGGCTGCCTTGGTGCACCTTTGTGGAGGTTGATCCTTCGTCCAGGCTGTATGATACCTTCGGCGGCTATGAAATTGCGGACGCGCAAAAACTCAGTCCGGAGGAACGGGCGGCAAGAAACCGGATTTATGACTCCTTCCTCTCATGATGAACATGAGAGGGAGGAAACCATGCAAGATGAATGAACAATGAAATAGACAATAAGGGAGAGTTTATTCGATGAAAGCAACGATTACCGTTCATGCCGATCAAGCGTCCGGTACGATCAGCCGCCATATCTACGGACATTTCGCCGAGCACCTAGGCCGCTGTATCTACGAAGGCATCTGGGTGGGCGAGGATTCACCGATTCCGAATACGCGCGGCATCCGCAACGACGTGCTGGAGGCGCTGCGGAATCTTAGCATACCGGTGCTCCGCTGGCCGGGCGGCTGCTTTGCCGATGAGTACCACTGGAAGGACGGTGTCGGCCCGCGGGAGCAGCGAAAGCGCATGGTGAACACGCACTGGGGCGGCGTCGTAGAGAACAACCATTTCGGCACGCACGAATTTTTCGACCTGTGCGAGCTGCTTGGCACGGAGCCGTACATTTGCGGCAACGTCGGGAGCGGCTCGGTACAGGAAATGCAGGAATGGGTCGAGTATATGACTTTCGAGGGCGAATCCCCGATGGCCAACTGGCGGAAGGCCAACGGCCGCGAAAAGCCGTGGAAGCTGAAGTATTTTGGCGTCGGCAATGAGAACTGGGGCTGCGGCGGCAACATGCGGGCGGAATATTACGCCGATGAATACCGCCGTTACCAGACGTACGTGCGGAACTACGGCGAGAACCGGATTTACAAGATCGCCGGCGGGGCCAACGTCGACGACTACCATTGGACCGATGTGCTAATGCGCGAAGCGGGCGGTCATATGGATGGGCTTAGTCTGCACAACTACACGGTGCCTGGCGGATTTGCGGTCAAACGTCCGGCGATCGGGTTCGACGAAGCGGAATGGTTCGAAACCATGAAACTGACTCAGCGTATGGACGAACTGATTACGCGTCATTCGACGATTATGGATCGGCACGATCCGGAGAAGCGGATCGGCCTGATCGTCGACGAGTGGGGCACTTGGTACCAGGTGGAGCCGGGCACGAACCCCGGTTTCCTGTACCAGCAAAACTCGCTTCGGGACGCGCTTGTAGCGGGGCTGCATTTCCACGTGTTCCACCGGCACTGCGACCGGGTGCACATGGCGAATATCGCCCAGACGGTGAACGTGCTGCAGGCGATGATCTTGACGGAAGGCGCGAAGATGATCCTGACGCCGACCTACCATGTGTTCGAAATGTTCAAGGTGCATCAGGACGCCGAGGCGCTCGCGCTTCATCTTGAGACGGGGGAGTACCGCGTGGGCGAGGAAGCGATCCCGCAGGTAAGCGCGTCGGCGTCGAAGCGGGCCGACGGCACGATCGACATCAGCCTGTGCAACGTCGACCCGAATCGCGAGGCTTCCGTGTCGCTGCGGCTTCGCGGACTGGCGGGATCGCCGAGCGTCAGCGGCCGCGTGCTGACGCATGCCGACATGAACGCGCACAACACGTTCGAGCAGCCGGAGACGGTGAAGCCGCAGCAATTCGACGGCTTTTCGATGAGCGGCGGCGAGCTGTCGGCGACGCTGCCGCCGATGTCCGTCGCCGTGTTGACGCTTCGCGTCTAAGCCATGCGGGACGGCGACTGCAAAGGCTGCTCGGCTGACGTGCGGGTACCGCGCAGCCAAATCGACCGGCTGCTCGGGTCGATGGCCGGCAAGGGCTTCGGGCTCGTCGACGACTACACGTATGCCGGCCGGCTTGCGGCGTGCCGAGCTTGCCCGGCGCTTGAATATGATACGACGTGCATGCACTGCGGATGCCTGGTCGAGATTCGAGCGAAGCTCGGGAATAAGGACTGTCCGCATCCGGGAGGGTCCAGGTGGAAGGTTAACAAACTCAATTTTCGTGTGGGGGCGAGGTAGATGACTAGGATAGTCAATCCGATCCTTAGGGGTTTTAATCCGGACCCGTCAATTCTCCGCGTAGGTGACGACTATTATATCGCCACCTCGACGTTTGAATGGTTTCCAGGCGTTCAAATTCACCATTCTCGCGACCTATGTAATTGGCGTCTGTTGACGCATCCGCTCACACGCAAAAGCCAGCTGGATATGATCGGAAACCCCAGTTCAGGAGGGATATGGGCGCCTTG
This genomic window from Paenibacillus sp. contains:
- a CDS encoding sensor histidine kinase, coding for MFKRPEFSLRNTIFIRLVTTFVLIMLPIILLGVYTYQWSIRTASEDISKTAVSQISFYLGDLENEIERMKLLQYGLLEDIDLNRIAITWETMGDIERMEKITSVLNRIYSLQNSSDYIHNVSVHIRPIAKTISSLNGAGDFEGDRYRAIRADFGGQGSEPIQWEGNLFLSAAKPSGMKGREPLFTIEIELDSRKLRQALQQFNTYPGSSTVLISGQRGSMLGSGFVSVLDSETQQQLAGIADGGSGTITLEDERYFVSHAYSDRLNMSIYRFIPEQIVRKPLDKFYTLAWFFAAGALVIIAVYALSTYKFIHKPLLKLVKGFRRLESGDLEQAIAHEANDEFRYIYARFNQMVVNLRTLIDQAYKQKIMAQRAELKQLQSQINPHFLYNSFFILNTMAKMGDTDRIEQFTTQLGEYFQFVTRNASDEVTLKQEIHHARMYTKIQELRFSRRIKVRFDELPAELERVMVPRLIVQPIIENAFEHSLEKMTRDGIIEVRFELSEEWACIVIEDNGDQLTDEELRRISSAIAHEDDRSETTGIVNIHRRIVITFGEGSGLQAARGKLGGLRVSIRVPLREASTYVQTADR
- a CDS encoding response regulator transcription factor, producing MYRLLIVDDEAIITDGMAEILAKLDIPGLDICKAYSGGEALDWLNSTRIDVVLSDVRMPGIDGLELMGIIRNNWPRCRIIFLTGYNDFDAVYQAIQTWGVRYLLKTEGYDKVIAAVQDAIRELDEGLRTDRHLAQAREQRNTLETLAHGEYFRHLLAGSGTLNEEVRAEDFRKLNIPLNPSEPVLLVFGSLIRAAEKPSYADRQEAAMAVKLLGDSFLRDMTRCVGIIDRFGDLLWLIQPIAERHEREDEAYAGSVRFLEGTLELIQEACLESLNVEAAFIIGGAPLPWKSLPRAYDRLRQLQHVRVGDGASMVMTVDVGQQDTAEPIRERVRTEKIELLSGHLEGGRMDAFMDLLEEMSEPVRNGRMVHAAQVMELYYSVALVFLSYINQRPTDDHITASALLRFDAHASWHEAFEFLTRTADTLFALRRQGENSRAAGAIEGILSYIEQHLAEDLSLVRLAKQSHFNPSYLSRLFKQETGQNLSEYIDQARVKKAKELLLKELKIHEVGARVGYEAAHSFTRFFKKMTGMTPQEYREAARSAEL
- a CDS encoding alpha-N-arabinofuranosidase, producing MKATITVHADQASGTISRHIYGHFAEHLGRCIYEGIWVGEDSPIPNTRGIRNDVLEALRNLSIPVLRWPGGCFADEYHWKDGVGPREQRKRMVNTHWGGVVENNHFGTHEFFDLCELLGTEPYICGNVGSGSVQEMQEWVEYMTFEGESPMANWRKANGREKPWKLKYFGVGNENWGCGGNMRAEYYADEYRRYQTYVRNYGENRIYKIAGGANVDDYHWTDVLMREAGGHMDGLSLHNYTVPGGFAVKRPAIGFDEAEWFETMKLTQRMDELITRHSTIMDRHDPEKRIGLIVDEWGTWYQVEPGTNPGFLYQQNSLRDALVAGLHFHVFHRHCDRVHMANIAQTVNVLQAMILTEGAKMILTPTYHVFEMFKVHQDAEALALHLETGEYRVGEEAIPQVSASASKRADGTIDISLCNVDPNREASVSLRLRGLAGSPSVSGRVLTHADMNAHNTFEQPETVKPQQFDGFSMSGGELSATLPPMSVAVLTLRV
- a CDS encoding DUF6171 family protein — encoded protein: MAGKGFGLVDDYTYAGRLAACRACPALEYDTTCMHCGCLVEIRAKLGNKDCPHPGGSRWKVNKLNFRVGAR